One Pectobacterium cacticida genomic window, TGGTAGGCGAGATTAACCGACTAAAAAAAACGCTAGAGCACATTATTACTGTCGAAGCAGAATTGGCGCCAGAGCAGCGTTTCGAATTCGTCCACATGCATCTGAAAGGATTGATTACGCTTAACGCTTATCGTTCGTTGACGCTGATAACTAACCCCGCCTCCGTCCGTTTCGGCTGGGCGAATAAAAACATCATCAAGACAATGACACGGGTGGAATTACTGGAGAAGCTGACCAAAAGCCTACATGCGGCGACACAGACCGCCCCATATAGCAAAGCGCCACGGGCAGAGCAGATAGAACAGGAAATAAACGCCATATTAAAGTTACCGGATAATGCCGTGTTGAAGATAAAACGGCCGGTAAAAGTGCAGCCTATCGCCCGCGTCTGGTATGCCGAACAACAGAAACAGGTTCAGCACCCCTGCCCGTCCCCGCTACTTGTGCTTTGCCAACAGGAAACAGGCAGCAATGTGCCAATTATCGGCGAGCTCCATCCCTATGACGCTAATAACATCAAGCATAGGCATAAACCGCAAGCCGCCGCACTTCGTCTGGTCATCCCGCGTTTGCATCTCTATACCGATGCGCCGGAATAACAGTAAAAATCCGCCTTCATAGAAGGCGGCTTTGATTTCGCCCCAGAGGGGCGTACTAAGTTCGGACTCCTAGAGCCCTCTCTTCACAGTTCATGAAGTGATAGTTGTTTCTCTTCTACTTCATGTTTTTCTTGATACTTTACATATTTACGAATCATCTCTGAGTTCACACCTACGGTGTCCACACAGTAACCTTTCGCCCAGAAGTGATTTCCCCATAATTTATGCTTACGCAGGTAAGGAAATTTACTGAATAACCTTATCGCTGTTCTTCCTTTAAGGTGACCCATTACTTCTGATACCGATAGCTTCGGCGGTATTTTTACCAACAGATGCACATGATCTATTTGCACATTTAATTCAACTATCTGAATTTTTAGCTGTTCACTTAGGATCCAGATTTGTCGATAGACTTCTTTGCCTACATTACCCTTTAGTATTCGGAAGCGACATTTAGGTGTCCAAACGATATGATATTGACAATGCCACAGCACGTGGGAAGCTTTTTGAAACCTGCTCATGTTTAATCTCCTTATCAGTTGTGGGGACAACAGATAGGGATTTTGGCATGGGTAGGTTTTTACAGGCAGAGCCAAAACCAAGCCGATAACCACGTCCACAGGACGTGGTTTTTAGTTAGCAATCATAACCACCCGCATAGCGGGTGGTTTTATGTTTAAGACTCTAACGCGTCTTAAACTGGCTAAAGCCATAAGAAAAGCGTGCGAGTAGCACGCTATCGGCAGGCTTTGTGATTACACGCTGATGTCGGCGCCACTATACTTTCAGGCTGCCTACCATCTGCTCTGGCCGAACCCATTCATCAAACTGGGCTTCGGTAAGATAGTTCAGTGCGAGCGCCGACGCTTTTAACGTCAACCCTTCTTTGTGCGCCTTTTTAGCAATTTCAGCGGCTTTGTCATAGCCGATATGCGTATTCAACGCCGTTACCAGCATCAGCGACTCATTCAGTAGCTGATTAATGCGATCTCGATTCGGTTCAATGCCTACCGCACAGTGCACATTAAAGCTCTTCATACCATCGGCCAGCAGCCGCACCGATTGCAGAACGTTATGAATGACCAAAGGACGATATACATTCAGTTCAAAATTACCGGACGCGCCGCCGATATTCACTGCGACATCGTTGCCCATAACCTGACAACACAGCATCGTTAATGCTTCACATTGGGTTGGATTGACCTTCCCCGGCATAATAGAACTCCCCGGCTCATTTTCAGGGATGCTTAACTCACCGATACCACAGCGCGGCCCGGAAGCCAGCCAACGCACATCGTTCGCGATTTTCATTAACGATGCCGCCAGCCCTTTTAACGCACCGTGTGCGTGTACTAATGCATCGCAGGTAGCCAATGCTTCAAATTTATTCGGTGCTGAAACAAACGGTTGACCAGTGAGCGTGGCCAGTTCTTGCGCTACACGTACTGCATATTCAGGATGCGTATTTAACCCCGTCCCCACGGCGGTTCCCCCCAGGGCGAGTTCACACAAGTGAGGCACACTGTTTTCGATGTGCTTCAGATTATGCTGCAACATCGCCGCCCAGCCGGAAATTTCCTGCCCTAGTGTCAGGGGGGTCGCATCCTGTAAATGCGTTCGCCCGATCTTGACAATATCTTTAAACCGCTCGGCTTTGGCGACTAACGTCGCGTACAGCGCTTTCAATTCAGGGATCAGATGCTCGTTGAGCGCGACCACCGCCGCCACATGCATAGCCGTTGGGAATACGTCGTTGGAACTCTGGCTTTTATTGACATCATCGTTAGGGTGCACCATGCGGTTGTTGCCCCGCTCTCCTCCCAGCAATTCACTGGCGCGGTTAGCCAACACCTCATTCATATTCATATTACTTTGCGTGCCCGATCCCGTTTGCCATATGGCTAATGGAAATTCTCCGGCATGTTTGCCGGCTAATACTTCATCCGCGGCCTGAATGATCGCATTGCCGCGATCGGCAGGCAGAAGCGAAAGATCCATGTTAACGCGCGCGGCGGCACGCTTAGTTTGTGCCAGCGCAAAAATCAACGCTCGCGGCATCTTCTCCTCAGAAATACGAAAGTGTTCCAGCGATCGCTGCGTTTGTGCACCCCATAACCGTTCAGCGGGCACCGCGATTGGCCCCATTGAATCTTTTTCACTACGAGTCGGGCTCATGACTAATCCTCTTAAATACACGTTTAACGAGTAGAAATTTTGATTCACATTGCTTAAATGACGCTATCTCACCCGATAACGCTTAATGTCAAACTCACTTACTGGCCGACTAACACTGTCTGGTATCACGCTACATAAAACATTACCATGAAACGAAGAAGTTCAACGCCGTCAGAATCACACAAGTAATTAACATTCAAAATTACATAGATTAACAATTAATGGAATAGCGGGAAGCCGACATGCAAAAAATGCTCAACTGCATCCAACACTATGCCTGGGGCAGTAAACACGCGTTAACTGAGCTATATGGGATTGATAATCCAGAAAATTTACCGATGGCTGAACTTTGGATGGGCGCGCACCCCAAAAGTAGTTCGGCGCTTGTTGATGAAAAAGGCAACATCCGTAACCTACGCGAGGCGATAGCGGAAGACCCATCTGCCTATCTGGGCGCGACGATCGCACAACGTTTTGGCGAATTGCCTTTTCTCTTTAAGGTGTTATGCGCGGAACAGCCGCTATCGATTCAGGTTCACCCTAATAAATTAGCGGCAGAACAGGGGTTTGCGAAGGAAAATGCCGCTGGTATCGCGCTGAATGCGCCTGAGAGGAACTACAAAGATGCTAATCACAAGCCGGAGCTTGTCTACGCATTAACCCCTTTTCAGGCCATGAATGGATTCCGGGAATTATCTGAAATTGCGCGTCTACTGACACCGGTTGCTAGCGCTCACCCGTCAATCGCGGCGTTCTTACAGCAGCCGGATACCAAGCGACTCGCGATGTTATTCGCTAACCTACTGAATATGGAAGGCGAGCAAAAATCCCGGGCACTCGGTGTGTTGAAAGCCGCATTGAACAGTCAGGATGATGAACCCTGGGCCACAATCCGTGCGATTACACATAACTATCCCGAAGATAATGGGCTATTTTCGCCTTTGCTACTCAATGTCATTACGCTTCAGCCTGGCGAAGCGATGTTCCTGTTTGCGCAAACACCGCATGCCTATCTGCAAGGCGTGGCACTTGAAGTGATGGCGAATTCAGATAATGTGCTGCGCGCCGGATTAACGCCAAAATACATTGATATTCCAGAACTGCTCGATAATGTTATCTTTGAGGCCAAGCCAGCAAATCAACTGCTGATGATGCCGCATCGTCAGGGTAATATGCTAAATTTCCCTATTCCTGTGGATGATTTTGCTTTTTCGCTGCACGAACTGGGGAAAATTCCGCAAACGCTCAACCAGAACAGCGCCGCGATCGTCTTTTGTATCGACGGCCATGCTGTACTGAGAAAAGATGGACAGCAGCTTGTACTGCGTCCCGGAGAATCCGGCTTTGTTTGTGCCAGCGAATCACCCATCACTATTGAGGGACAAGGGCGTCTCGCGCGCGTGTTTAACCAATGATGGATTCTGTACACCGACGCGCCTTGAAGAAAGCGATCGGCGTTTGCGTTAGAACACGCATTTTTTTACTAAAGGATGAATAAGAATGAAAAAGTCGTTAGTCGCCGTAGGCATTATCGTTGCTCTGGGTGTCGTTTGGACCGGTGCATCCTGGTACACTGGCAAACAATTGGCGCAACATATTGATGATTTCACCGATACGCTGAACACCCAACTCAAGCAACGTTATCCCAATGCCGGATTGAAGGTCGTCTATCGCGACTACCAGGGTGGCATATTCAGTAGCACATTGGCCTATGTTTTACAGGCGGATGGCACGGCCAAGGGCGCACAACTCCTCGCGCCAGGTGAGGAAATTGTCTTCAATGAGACCGTGTCTCACGGCCCATTCCCACTGGCGCAACTTAAGACGTTCAACATTGCTCCGGCAATGGCGTCAGTCCATAGTGAGTTGGCCAACACGCCGGCCGTCCAATCCTGGTTTGAACTCACTAAGAACAACCCCGTCGTGACGGCCGAAACCCGTATCGCCTATAGCGGTGATACCACATCACTTGTGACGTTGGCCCCCATCGACCAGCAATCGCCAGAGCAAAGCGTCTTCTTTAGCGGAGCGCAAGCCGAGTTGGATATCGGTCACGATCTGCGTAGCAGCAGGTTGGATACCGCCATCGCTAGCATGAAAATGGAGAGAAAAAACGCCTGGGGTCAAACCGAACGCCTTGATGTCAGTGACTTCATTATTAAAGGAAACAATCAAAAAGGTAAATTCGATCTGGATCTTGGCAATAGCGACCTGTCATTGAAAACGCTGACGTTTGCCGTTGAAGGCGACGATCCCGTTACCGTCAACAATTTAT contains:
- the fumC gene encoding class II fumarate hydratase, which encodes MSPTRSEKDSMGPIAVPAERLWGAQTQRSLEHFRISEEKMPRALIFALAQTKRAAARVNMDLSLLPADRGNAIIQAADEVLAGKHAGEFPLAIWQTGSGTQSNMNMNEVLANRASELLGGERGNNRMVHPNDDVNKSQSSNDVFPTAMHVAAVVALNEHLIPELKALYATLVAKAERFKDIVKIGRTHLQDATPLTLGQEISGWAAMLQHNLKHIENSVPHLCELALGGTAVGTGLNTHPEYAVRVAQELATLTGQPFVSAPNKFEALATCDALVHAHGALKGLAASLMKIANDVRWLASGPRCGIGELSIPENEPGSSIMPGKVNPTQCEALTMLCCQVMGNDVAVNIGGASGNFELNVYRPLVIHNVLQSVRLLADGMKSFNVHCAVGIEPNRDRINQLLNESLMLVTALNTHIGYDKAAEIAKKAHKEGLTLKASALALNYLTEAQFDEWVRPEQMVGSLKV
- the manA gene encoding mannose-6-phosphate isomerase, with translation MQKMLNCIQHYAWGSKHALTELYGIDNPENLPMAELWMGAHPKSSSALVDEKGNIRNLREAIAEDPSAYLGATIAQRFGELPFLFKVLCAEQPLSIQVHPNKLAAEQGFAKENAAGIALNAPERNYKDANHKPELVYALTPFQAMNGFRELSEIARLLTPVASAHPSIAAFLQQPDTKRLAMLFANLLNMEGEQKSRALGVLKAALNSQDDEPWATIRAITHNYPEDNGLFSPLLLNVITLQPGEAMFLFAQTPHAYLQGVALEVMANSDNVLRAGLTPKYIDIPELLDNVIFEAKPANQLLMMPHRQGNMLNFPIPVDDFAFSLHELGKIPQTLNQNSAAIVFCIDGHAVLRKDGQQLVLRPGESGFVCASESPITIEGQGRLARVFNQ
- the tnpA gene encoding IS200/IS605 family transposase is translated as MSRFQKASHVLWHCQYHIVWTPKCRFRILKGNVGKEVYRQIWILSEQLKIQIVELNVQIDHVHLLVKIPPKLSVSEVMGHLKGRTAIRLFSKFPYLRKHKLWGNHFWAKGYCVDTVGVNSEMIRKYVKYQEKHEVEEKQLSLHEL
- the tus gene encoding DNA replication terminus site-binding protein — encoded protein: MNRYTLIERMNRCFQSLEEKLALLQRQFSTYRLLAGRVYALPAIEKGTEHDPIEHIPVTQYVGQAACERGLRHFQRLFIHHYPETLSSKSAVRLPGALCFAVNEAEYQQANALVGEINRLKKTLEHIITVEAELAPEQRFEFVHMHLKGLITLNAYRSLTLITNPASVRFGWANKNIIKTMTRVELLEKLTKSLHAATQTAPYSKAPRAEQIEQEINAILKLPDNAVLKIKRPVKVQPIARVWYAEQQKQVQHPCPSPLLVLCQQETGSNVPIIGELHPYDANNIKHRHKPQAAALRLVIPRLHLYTDAPE
- a CDS encoding YdgA family protein, with the protein product MKKSLVAVGIIVALGVVWTGASWYTGKQLAQHIDDFTDTLNTQLKQRYPNAGLKVVYRDYQGGIFSSTLAYVLQADGTAKGAQLLAPGEEIVFNETVSHGPFPLAQLKTFNIAPAMASVHSELANTPAVQSWFELTKNNPVVTAETRIAYSGDTTSLVTLAPIDQQSPEQSVFFSGAQAELDIGHDLRSSRLDTAIASMKMERKNAWGQTERLDVSDFIIKGNNQKGKFDLDLGNSDLSLKTLTFAVEGDDPVTVNNLSLQSRVTEDDKNLAGNLVVSLGSLMIGDRNLGAGNINVSLSQLDGASTRQFLTAYQNNVQKLLQDPTTIDPDTYQNEIALTARQYLPQLLKGNPTIEIAPISWKNSKGEGTFTLALNLTDPLQNTDNAVNATVSDEEKIIRQSVKKLDATLKVPLDMLAELMVQSRAKPANDEEYKQAMSTAQQQAKLIADIGQMNQISVTKDNAITSSLHYTDGQVNFNGNNVSLADFIAPYFSLPAQEQETSQPDAQQAPMVPPAQ